From the genome of Gemmatimonas sp. UBA7669, one region includes:
- a CDS encoding peptide chain release factor 3 — MTDAVTPTESGANELPVDSSRLEREIARRRTFAIISHPDAGKTTLTEKLLLYGGAIHLAGSVKARRATRHATSDWMKLEQERGISVTSSVLQFEFLGYQLNLLDTPGHEDFSEDTYRTLVAADSAIMLLDNRKGVEERTRQLFDVCKMRRTPIFTLVNKCDRHGEDPLKLIQDVEADLGIDCFAATWPVFENDTFVGVYDRLKREVHLFERSGDRGATRADDTIVSIDDPKLVDVMGEGAFDRLMTDIELLDAAGHEYDHQRVIDGALTPVFFGSALTNFGIEPFLREFLELAPAPGPRESSVGPVNPAQPEFTGFVFKIQANMDPKHRDRVAFLRVVSGHFEANMQVLHQRTGKPMRLAAPQQFMARDRVAIEEAWPGDVIGVMDRGNLRIGDTLGGDGKLEFQGIPRFAPEHFARAMPADPMKRKQFDLGLRQLTEEGAAQVFFAETSAGSQPIVGAVGQLQFDVMAFRLEYEYAAPCKFEKMSYRWPRWLTGPAKDVEKVATGLGRMKVYDHKGNVVVLFQDQWALRRALQHETSVQFHETAP, encoded by the coding sequence ATGACCGATGCTGTGACCCCGACCGAATCCGGCGCCAATGAGCTGCCGGTGGACAGCTCGCGCCTGGAGCGTGAGATCGCCCGCCGCCGCACCTTTGCGATCATCTCGCACCCGGACGCCGGCAAGACCACGCTCACTGAAAAGCTGCTGCTCTACGGCGGCGCCATCCATCTGGCCGGTTCGGTGAAGGCGCGGCGTGCCACCCGGCATGCCACGTCGGACTGGATGAAGCTCGAGCAGGAGCGCGGCATCTCCGTCACCAGCTCGGTGCTGCAGTTCGAGTTTCTGGGCTACCAGCTCAACCTGCTCGACACGCCGGGTCACGAAGACTTCAGCGAAGACACCTATCGCACGCTGGTGGCCGCCGACAGCGCCATCATGCTGCTCGACAATCGCAAGGGTGTCGAGGAGCGCACACGTCAGCTCTTCGACGTGTGCAAGATGCGCCGCACGCCCATCTTCACGCTGGTCAACAAGTGCGACCGGCACGGTGAAGACCCGCTCAAGCTCATTCAGGACGTTGAAGCCGATCTCGGGATCGACTGCTTCGCGGCCACCTGGCCGGTGTTCGAGAATGACACCTTCGTGGGCGTCTACGATCGCCTCAAGCGCGAAGTGCATCTCTTTGAGCGCAGTGGCGATCGCGGCGCGACACGCGCTGATGACACCATCGTCAGCATCGACGATCCCAAGCTGGTCGATGTCATGGGTGAGGGCGCGTTCGATCGCCTCATGACCGATATCGAGCTGCTCGATGCGGCCGGTCATGAGTACGACCATCAGCGGGTCATCGATGGCGCCCTCACGCCCGTGTTCTTTGGTTCGGCGCTCACCAACTTCGGCATCGAGCCCTTCCTGCGCGAGTTTCTCGAGCTGGCACCGGCGCCGGGGCCGCGCGAGTCCAGCGTGGGTCCCGTGAATCCGGCGCAGCCGGAGTTCACCGGTTTCGTGTTCAAGATTCAGGCGAACATGGACCCCAAGCACCGCGACCGCGTGGCCTTTCTGCGTGTGGTGTCGGGACATTTCGAGGCCAACATGCAGGTGCTGCATCAGCGCACGGGCAAGCCCATGCGGCTCGCTGCGCCGCAGCAGTTCATGGCGCGTGATCGGGTGGCCATTGAGGAGGCCTGGCCGGGTGATGTGATTGGCGTGATGGACCGCGGCAATCTGCGCATCGGTGACACGCTTGGCGGCGACGGCAAGCTGGAGTTCCAGGGCATTCCGCGATTCGCGCCGGAGCACTTTGCGCGCGCCATGCCGGCCGACCCCATGAAGCGCAAGCAGTTCGACCTCGGCCTGCGTCAGCTCACCGAGGAAGGGGCGGCGCAGGTGTTCTTCGCCGAAACCAGTGCCGGCTCACAGCCAATCGTGGGCGCGGTCGGTCAGCTGCAGTTCGACGTCATGGCCTTCCGTCTCGAGTACGAATACGCCGCACCCTGCAAGTTCGAGAAGATGAGCTATCGCTGGCCGCGCTGGCTCACGGGCCCAGCCAAGGACGTGGAGAAGGTGGCGACGGGTCTTGGCCGCATGAAAGTGTACGATCATAAGGGCAATGTGGTCGTGCTCTTCCAGGACCAGTGGGCGCTTCGTCGTGCGCTGCAGCATGAGACCAGCGTGCAGTTTCACGAGACGGCGCCGTAA
- a CDS encoding ankyrin repeat domain-containing protein, with translation MDDTRFEQAVDAVVQGDLEALRLLLRADASLVEQRSARSHHATLLHYVAANGVENFRQRTPSNIVRIAECLLDAGADVKATCDVYGGGADTLGLVVTSAHPRAIGVQLPLADLLLARGAILRPRLVRDSLANGCPEAATHIGAICLQRGMPLGLQELAGMGETRRVADLLVQESSSDSERGEAMTMAAWYNRAPALMALLDAGVAVDTPNSDGATALHVAAYAGHFDLVHMLCARSADVHRRDARYDSTPRTWAQHAWQVDGKGPEAMYRAIIDHLQQAESLTRP, from the coding sequence GTGGACGACACCCGGTTCGAACAGGCAGTGGATGCCGTTGTGCAGGGCGACCTTGAGGCGCTGAGGCTGTTGCTGCGCGCGGACGCCTCCCTCGTCGAACAGCGCTCCGCCCGCAGCCACCATGCGACGCTGCTGCACTACGTCGCGGCGAATGGCGTGGAGAATTTTCGACAGCGCACACCATCCAACATTGTCCGCATCGCCGAGTGTCTGCTGGACGCCGGCGCCGACGTCAAAGCCACCTGCGATGTGTACGGTGGCGGCGCAGACACGCTGGGGCTCGTGGTCACCAGTGCGCACCCTCGGGCAATAGGCGTTCAGTTGCCATTGGCTGATCTGTTGCTCGCACGTGGCGCCATATTGCGTCCGCGGCTGGTGCGCGACAGCCTCGCCAACGGATGCCCGGAGGCTGCCACGCACATTGGCGCGATTTGCCTGCAGCGCGGCATGCCGCTTGGCCTTCAGGAACTGGCCGGCATGGGGGAGACGCGGCGTGTGGCCGACCTGCTGGTGCAAGAATCGTCGTCAGACTCTGAACGCGGCGAGGCCATGACCATGGCGGCATGGTACAACCGCGCCCCGGCGCTCATGGCCTTGCTCGACGCCGGCGTGGCGGTGGACACACCCAACAGCGACGGTGCAACCGCTCTGCACGTGGCCGCCTACGCTGGTCATTTCGACCTGGTGCACATGCTCTGCGCCCGCAGCGCGGACGTACATCGTCGCGACGCGCGCTACGACAGTACCCCGCGCACGTGGGCTCAGCACGCCTGGCAGGTGGACGGCAAGGGGCCCGAGGCAATGTACCGGGCCATCATCGACCACCTGCAGCAGGCGGAGTCGCTTACTCGACCGTGA
- a CDS encoding GNAT family N-acetyltransferase, whose amino-acid sequence MPVRTGCRPLPSLAPIWTSCHTDGMSDSPDVIHHDEDGHRGRFRIDRDGKHAAVMTYSRGRPDLIIIDHTEVNPAYGGQGLGQALLAELVRWARETGTKVMATCPFASAQFAKRPELADVLL is encoded by the coding sequence CTGCCTGTTCGAACCGGGTGTCGTCCACTCCCGAGTCTAGCGCCAATCTGGACCAGCTGCCACACTGATGGCATGAGCGACAGTCCCGATGTCATCCACCACGACGAAGACGGCCACCGCGGCCGCTTCCGCATTGACCGTGACGGGAAGCACGCCGCCGTCATGACCTACAGCCGCGGACGACCCGATCTCATCATCATCGACCATACCGAGGTCAATCCGGCCTACGGAGGGCAGGGACTTGGGCAGGCGCTGCTGGCAGAACTGGTGCGCTGGGCCCGGGAAACCGGCACCAAGGTCATGGCCACCTGTCCCTTTGCCTCGGCCCAGTTCGCCAAGCGCCCCGAGCTGGCCGACGTGCTGCTCTAG
- the glmS gene encoding glutamine--fructose-6-phosphate transaminase (isomerizing): MCGIVGYIGDKIATPMLIEGLKRLEYRGYDSAGVAIMNGNGVETRRAAGKIARLESAIASNPPHGTLGIAHTRWATHGPPNEQNAHPHVSQNGKIAVVHNGIIENATSLKAGLEARGYVFKSDTDTEVLSHLIETAYAGNLEAAVIEALRQVDGTYGIAVISSDEKDKIVAARKGSPLLVGIGDGEYFVASDASAILAHTRQVVYLDDGDIAVVTRDGYHVLDLDSVIREKPVTRIDWDLAQIERGGYPHFMLKEIFEQPTTVENTMRGRLILEEGFSKLGGLNISKEDLLAVDNIIITACGTSWHSALIGEMMIEELCRIPVEVEYASEFRYRNPIVTPRTLCIVISQSGETADTLAAMREAKRRGARTLGLVNQVGSTIAREDDGGIYLHAGPEIGVASTKAFTSQVVALALFTLKLARLRDLSVARGRAIAQAMARLPEQIQSILDRADEIEQLAEEFKRATNFLYLGRGYNFPAALEGALKLKEISYIHAEGYPAAEMKHGPIALIDEMMPVVCIAPHDAVFDKITSNIQEVKARKGKVIAITTRDEPSLAGKIDYEFRIPETEDLLTPILASVPLQLLAYYIAVKRGCNVDQPRNLAKSVTVE; this comes from the coding sequence TCATCGAAGGCCTCAAGCGCCTCGAGTATCGCGGCTATGACTCGGCCGGCGTGGCCATCATGAACGGCAACGGCGTGGAGACACGCCGTGCGGCCGGCAAGATCGCGCGCCTCGAGTCGGCCATTGCGTCCAACCCGCCGCATGGCACGTTGGGCATTGCGCATACGCGCTGGGCCACGCACGGTCCGCCGAACGAACAGAACGCGCATCCGCACGTGAGCCAGAACGGCAAGATCGCCGTGGTGCACAACGGCATCATCGAGAACGCCACCTCGCTCAAGGCCGGACTCGAAGCGCGCGGTTATGTGTTCAAGTCTGACACGGACACGGAGGTGTTGTCGCACCTCATCGAGACGGCCTACGCCGGCAACCTCGAGGCGGCCGTCATTGAGGCCCTGCGTCAGGTGGACGGCACTTACGGTATTGCCGTCATCTCGAGTGACGAGAAGGACAAGATCGTGGCCGCGCGCAAGGGCAGCCCCTTGCTCGTGGGAATCGGTGACGGCGAGTACTTCGTCGCCTCCGACGCCTCGGCCATCCTCGCGCACACGCGACAGGTCGTCTACCTCGATGACGGCGACATTGCCGTGGTCACGCGTGACGGCTACCACGTGCTGGATCTCGATTCGGTCATTCGCGAGAAGCCCGTCACGCGCATCGACTGGGACCTCGCGCAGATCGAGCGCGGTGGCTATCCGCATTTCATGCTCAAGGAGATCTTCGAGCAGCCGACCACGGTGGAGAACACCATGCGTGGCCGTCTCATTCTCGAGGAAGGTTTCTCCAAGCTTGGCGGTCTCAATATCTCCAAGGAAGACCTGCTGGCCGTCGACAACATCATCATCACGGCTTGCGGCACGAGCTGGCACTCGGCGCTCATCGGCGAGATGATGATCGAGGAGCTGTGCCGCATTCCAGTGGAGGTGGAGTACGCGTCGGAGTTCCGTTACCGCAATCCCATCGTCACGCCGCGCACGCTGTGCATTGTGATCTCGCAGTCCGGCGAAACGGCGGACACGCTGGCAGCCATGCGTGAGGCCAAGCGCCGCGGCGCACGCACGCTGGGTCTCGTGAACCAGGTGGGCAGCACCATCGCCCGCGAAGATGACGGCGGCATCTACCTGCACGCCGGCCCCGAGATCGGTGTGGCCAGCACCAAGGCCTTCACCAGTCAGGTGGTGGCGTTGGCGCTCTTCACGCTCAAGCTGGCGCGTCTGCGCGACCTGAGTGTGGCGCGGGGCCGAGCCATTGCGCAGGCCATGGCCAGGCTGCCCGAGCAGATTCAGAGCATTCTCGATCGGGCCGACGAAATCGAGCAGTTGGCGGAAGAGTTCAAGCGGGCCACGAATTTCCTCTACCTCGGTCGCGGCTACAACTTCCCGGCCGCGCTCGAGGGCGCGCTCAAGCTCAAGGAAATCTCGTACATTCACGCCGAGGGCTATCCGGCGGCCGAGATGAAGCACGGCCCTATCGCGCTCATCGACGAGATGATGCCGGTGGTGTGCATCGCGCCGCACGACGCGGTGTTCGACAAGATCACGTCGAACATCCAGGAAGTGAAGGCGCGCAAGGGCAAGGTCATCGCCATCACCACGCGCGACGAGCCCAGCCTGGCCGGCAAGATCGACTACGAGTTCCGCATCCCGGAGACCGAGGATCTGCTCACGCCGATTCTCGCCTCGGTGCCGCTGCAGTTGCTGGCGTACTACATCGCCGTCAAGCGCGGCTGCAACGTGGATCAGCCGCGCAACCTCGCCAAGAGCGTCACGGTCGAGTAA